A portion of the Oxynema aestuarii AP17 genome contains these proteins:
- a CDS encoding pentapeptide repeat-containing protein: MISSSPDLQAIRQGKVKDLAGIDLAGADLSGADLSGADLSQANLSGANLSGANLADAQLRANLRGADLSGANLSGADCRNADLRGALLLDSKVTGASFAGAFLTGAIGSGLDWTGIDLRGADLRGASLERAILRHAELAHANLCGADCTQADLEEADLTGAVLHGTNLRRANLLCAIVEHADRAGALLDGTCLEGTPWSL; this comes from the coding sequence ATGATTTCCAGCTCTCCAGACCTCCAAGCCATCCGACAGGGCAAAGTCAAAGACTTAGCCGGAATCGATCTAGCAGGCGCCGATCTCTCCGGTGCCGATCTCTCCGGCGCCGATCTGTCCCAAGCGAATTTAAGCGGGGCCAATCTCTCCGGCGCCAATTTAGCGGATGCCCAGCTACGGGCTAACTTGCGCGGTGCCGATCTCTCCGGCGCCAATTTATCCGGTGCCGACTGTCGCAACGCCGATTTACGCGGCGCCCTCTTGCTCGATAGCAAGGTCACTGGGGCCAGCTTTGCTGGAGCCTTTTTGACCGGAGCGATTGGCAGTGGGCTCGACTGGACGGGCATCGATTTGCGCGGGGCCGATTTACGCGGCGCCAGCTTGGAACGGGCGATTTTGCGTCACGCCGAACTCGCTCACGCCAACCTCTGCGGTGCGGACTGCACCCAAGCGGATTTAGAAGAAGCCGACCTTACCGGGGCCGTGCTGCACGGGACGAACTTGAGACGCGCTAACCTTTTGTGTGCCATAGTAGAACATGCCGATCGCGCGGGGGCGTTGCTCGACGGGACTTGTCTGGAGGGAACCCCCTGGAGTCTGTAA
- a CDS encoding catalase, whose product MSDRNNLTTADGIPVGDNQNSLTAGSRGPVLMQDFHLQEKLAHFNRERIPERVVHAKGAGAFGTFTVTQDITQYSKAKLFSQVGKQTDVLVRFSTVGGEQGSADAERDPRGFAIKFYTEEGNWDLVGNNTFSLINANNERVWCKFHVKTLQGIQNMTAEEAARVRGEDPDRALRDLYKAIARGEYPQWRVSIQVMTEQQAAKHPDNPFDVTKVWKHADYPLIEVGILELNRNPENYFAQIEQAAFSPSAVVPGISFSPDKMLQARIMSYPDAHRYRLGANYQQLPVNEPKCPVMHYQRDGAMALGNNGGNSPNYEPNSYDDAPKQNPAYVEPSLPLGNVEAGHYDHREGNDDYTQAGDLFRLLSTDERRRLIDNIVGSLSQATEEIQKRQLCHFFRADANFGGAIASGLGLEVEMPTR is encoded by the coding sequence ATGAGCGATCGCAATAATTTAACCACTGCCGATGGAATTCCCGTCGGGGATAACCAAAACTCTTTAACTGCCGGATCTCGTGGCCCGGTATTGATGCAGGACTTTCACCTGCAAGAAAAACTCGCCCATTTCAACCGAGAACGGATTCCCGAGCGCGTCGTCCACGCCAAAGGGGCCGGAGCCTTCGGAACCTTTACCGTCACGCAAGATATCACCCAGTACAGTAAAGCTAAACTCTTCTCTCAAGTCGGCAAACAAACCGACGTCCTCGTCCGCTTCTCCACCGTCGGCGGCGAACAGGGTTCAGCCGATGCCGAACGCGACCCCCGTGGATTTGCGATCAAGTTTTATACCGAAGAGGGCAACTGGGATCTAGTTGGCAATAATACGTTTAGCCTGATTAATGCGAATAACGAGCGGGTTTGGTGTAAGTTTCACGTCAAAACTCTGCAAGGGATTCAAAATATGACCGCCGAAGAAGCGGCGCGAGTGCGGGGAGAAGATCCGGATCGTGCACTGCGTGACCTTTACAAGGCGATCGCGCGCGGGGAGTATCCCCAATGGCGGGTATCGATTCAGGTCATGACCGAACAACAAGCTGCCAAGCACCCCGACAATCCCTTCGACGTGACTAAAGTGTGGAAACACGCGGACTATCCTTTAATTGAAGTCGGAATTCTCGAACTCAATCGCAACCCCGAGAATTACTTTGCTCAAATCGAACAAGCGGCGTTCTCCCCGAGTGCGGTGGTTCCGGGGATTAGCTTCTCTCCCGATAAAATGTTGCAAGCGCGCATCATGTCCTATCCCGACGCCCACCGCTACCGCTTGGGGGCGAATTATCAGCAATTGCCCGTCAACGAGCCCAAATGTCCGGTGATGCATTATCAACGAGATGGCGCCATGGCATTAGGTAATAATGGCGGTAATTCGCCGAACTACGAACCGAACAGCTACGACGATGCTCCCAAGCAGAATCCGGCGTATGTCGAACCCTCCCTCCCTCTGGGCAATGTCGAAGCGGGGCATTACGACCATCGTGAGGGCAATGACGATTATACTCAGGCTGGCGATTTATTCCGCCTGCTCTCTACAGACGAACGACGGCGATTAATCGATAATATTGTCGGGAGTTTGTCTCAAGCTACCGAGGAGATTCAGAAGCGGCAACTCTGTCACTTTTTCCGCGCCGATGCCAATTTCGGCGGGGCGATCGCTTCCGGTTTGGGACTTGAGGTAGAAATGCCGACTCGTTAG
- a CDS encoding HD domain-containing phosphohydrolase: MNPESTLNQLKAALPEGQLPSSYGVYFKNTLVALCHALEDHILQTSSDKSEVDPLVLATFQQGKWYLQEAERYRKIADRSRHILISAVSDSGFSTHETSQLDNVSLVDLDPEDSLVNEWNLVILAPSYQAIVLCHELDPDEYRPEDRPQVDTERKFYGLWTFDRAVVSQSTEILLDRLRPYNPDLIDRLKATQRQILECKDVPQTDMSGVVSRIVSYLQSSQQQIVAVNRQTRELWELEGQALKVSRNLNANKLQAFLRMAQRVDERDSANPVASLQVSALSETLGQLLDLPTLKLRRLRLAGLLFRIGLVSAPPEVFSTPASQLDDVTRSFWRDRARIGAQLLAAMPELTPVKEIVEHHLEYWDGSGQPDGLRGEEIPIEARILGLVAYFQELTQTRGDRSALTPQAALEQCQQRSETRFDPKAIETLGNVVRLAEMGLMQLPNRPSQLPNVWLEESPAPSTTVKS; the protein is encoded by the coding sequence ATGAATCCGGAATCGACGCTCAACCAGCTTAAAGCGGCTTTGCCCGAAGGACAACTGCCTTCGAGTTATGGCGTGTACTTCAAAAATACCTTAGTCGCGCTCTGTCACGCCCTCGAAGATCACATTCTCCAAACCTCCTCGGACAAAAGCGAAGTCGATCCCTTGGTTTTAGCCACTTTTCAGCAAGGAAAATGGTATCTTCAAGAAGCCGAACGCTATCGAAAAATTGCCGATCGCTCGCGCCACATCCTCATCAGTGCAGTTTCCGATAGCGGTTTTTCCACCCACGAAACTAGCCAACTCGATAACGTTTCTTTAGTGGATCTCGATCCGGAAGATAGCTTAGTCAACGAGTGGAATCTGGTTATTCTCGCGCCGAGTTATCAGGCGATCGTTTTGTGTCACGAACTCGACCCCGACGAATACCGACCGGAAGATCGGCCTCAAGTCGATACCGAACGAAAATTTTATGGATTGTGGACCTTCGATCGCGCTGTCGTCTCCCAATCCACAGAAATCTTACTCGATCGCCTACGTCCGTACAATCCAGACCTGATCGATCGCCTCAAAGCCACCCAGCGCCAGATCCTGGAATGCAAAGACGTTCCCCAAACGGATATGAGTGGCGTTGTTTCTCGCATTGTTTCCTACCTACAAAGTTCTCAGCAGCAGATCGTCGCCGTCAACCGCCAAACCCGCGAACTGTGGGAACTCGAAGGTCAAGCTCTCAAAGTCAGCCGCAACCTCAACGCCAACAAACTGCAAGCCTTTTTACGCATGGCGCAACGGGTAGACGAGCGCGATTCCGCCAATCCGGTCGCTTCCTTACAAGTGTCGGCCCTGTCGGAAACCTTGGGACAACTGCTCGACTTGCCCACCCTCAAATTGCGGCGCCTGCGCTTGGCGGGCTTATTATTCCGAATCGGTTTAGTTTCGGCTCCTCCAGAGGTCTTTTCCACTCCAGCCAGTCAGTTAGACGATGTAACCCGGTCGTTTTGGCGCGATCGCGCGCGCATCGGCGCCCAACTGCTCGCCGCCATGCCCGAACTGACGCCAGTGAAAGAAATTGTCGAACACCACCTCGAATATTGGGATGGAAGCGGACAACCGGACGGCTTGCGCGGCGAAGAAATCCCGATCGAAGCGCGGATTTTGGGATTGGTCGCCTATTTCCAAGAACTGACCCAAACGCGGGGCGATCGCAGCGCCCTGACCCCCCAAGCCGCCTTAGAACAGTGCCAGCAGCGCAGTGAGACTCGTTTCGACCCCAAGGCGATCGAAACCCTCGGCAACGTCGTCCGCCTCGCGGAAATGGGGCTGATGCAACTACCGAACCGTCCCAGTCAACTCCCCAATGTCTGGCTCGAAGAATCGCCCGCCCCTTCCACCACCGTCAAATCGTAA
- a CDS encoding UDP-glucuronic acid decarboxylase family protein, with translation MRILVTGGAGFIGSHLIDRLMDQGHEVLCLDNFFTGHKHNILKWLDNPYFELIRHDITEPIRLEVDQIYHLACPASPVHYQYNPVKTIKTNVIGTLFMLGLAKRVKARFLLASTSEVYGDPDVHPQTEEYRGNVNTIGIRSCYDEGKRVAETLAFDYHRQNGVDIRVARIFNTYGPRMLENDGRVVSNFIVQALRGIPLTVYGDGSQTRSFCYVSDLVEGLIRLMNGESTGPINLGNPDEYTILELAEKIQKTVNPDAEIQFKPLPQDDPRQRQPDITKAKTFLGWQPTIPLDEGLKLTIEDFRSRLRSS, from the coding sequence ATGAGAATTTTGGTCACGGGTGGGGCTGGTTTTATTGGTTCCCACCTTATCGATCGCCTAATGGACCAAGGCCATGAAGTATTGTGTCTCGATAACTTCTTCACCGGACACAAACACAATATCCTCAAATGGTTGGATAACCCCTACTTCGAGCTGATCCGCCACGACATTACCGAACCGATTCGCTTGGAAGTCGATCAAATTTACCACCTCGCCTGTCCGGCGTCTCCGGTTCACTACCAATACAACCCGGTCAAGACCATCAAAACCAACGTGATCGGAACCCTATTCATGCTCGGATTGGCCAAACGGGTGAAAGCACGCTTCCTCTTAGCTTCGACCTCCGAAGTCTACGGCGACCCGGACGTTCATCCCCAAACTGAAGAATATCGCGGCAACGTCAATACGATCGGGATTCGCTCCTGTTACGACGAAGGTAAACGAGTCGCCGAAACCCTGGCGTTCGACTACCACCGTCAAAATGGCGTCGATATCCGCGTCGCCCGGATTTTCAATACTTACGGCCCGCGCATGTTAGAAAATGACGGTCGCGTGGTCAGCAATTTTATCGTGCAAGCTTTGCGCGGCATTCCCCTGACCGTTTACGGCGATGGCTCCCAAACCCGCAGTTTTTGCTACGTCTCGGACTTGGTCGAAGGCTTGATTCGCCTGATGAATGGGGAGTCCACCGGACCGATCAACCTCGGTAACCCGGACGAATACACGATTCTCGAATTGGCTGAAAAAATTCAAAAAACGGTCAATCCCGACGCCGAAATTCAGTTTAAACCCCTTCCCCAAGACGACCCTCGCCAGCGCCAGCCGGATATCACCAAAGCAAAAACCTTCCTCGGTTGGCAACCTACGATTCCTCTGGATGAAGGGTTAAAGTTAACGATAGAAGATTTTCGCAGCCGTTTGAGGTCTAGTTAA
- a CDS encoding UDP-glucose dehydrogenase family protein → MRVCVIGTGYVGLVTGACLAHTGHHVICVDNNEQKVKMMKAGQSPIYEPGLSDIIQKASQEDLLEFTTDLAYGVNHGDILFIAVGTPALPTGESDTRYVEAVARGIGSHLEKGYKVIVNKSTVPIGSGDWVRMIVLDGIAERQKASGGGNSISGDEAAAKLGIEFDVVSNPEFLREGSAVYDTFNPDRIVLGGNSDKALSMMEELYQPIVKRKFGEDPSLPPVPVVKTDLSSAEMIKYAANSFLATKISYINEIANICDRVGADVVQVAKGIGLDSRIGTKFLQAGIGWGGSCFPKDVSALIHTSDDYGYDAHLLKAAVDVNKRQRTIAIEKLQHELKILKGKTVGLLGLTFKPDTDDMRDAPALNLIEQLNRLGTKVKAYDPIVSQSGIGQGLSGVVVETSPEQLAYACDALVVVTDWQQFLTLDYAAMAKVMNNPVIIDGRNFLDRKMLQKAGFRYVGIGCS, encoded by the coding sequence ATGCGCGTTTGTGTCATTGGAACCGGATACGTAGGTTTAGTCACGGGCGCTTGCTTGGCGCACACCGGGCATCACGTGATCTGCGTCGATAATAACGAACAAAAAGTCAAGATGATGAAAGCCGGACAGTCCCCGATTTACGAACCGGGCTTGTCCGATATCATTCAAAAAGCGTCTCAAGAAGATTTATTGGAATTTACGACCGATCTCGCTTATGGGGTCAATCACGGCGATATTTTATTTATTGCTGTCGGGACTCCGGCATTACCGACTGGAGAAAGCGATACCCGTTATGTGGAAGCGGTCGCCCGAGGAATTGGCAGTCATCTGGAGAAAGGTTATAAGGTCATCGTCAATAAGTCTACGGTGCCGATTGGGTCCGGGGACTGGGTACGCATGATCGTTCTCGACGGGATTGCGGAACGTCAGAAAGCCTCTGGCGGCGGCAATAGCATTTCGGGAGATGAAGCGGCGGCGAAGTTGGGGATCGAGTTCGACGTGGTGAGCAATCCCGAGTTTTTACGGGAAGGTTCGGCGGTTTACGATACGTTTAATCCCGATCGCATCGTTTTGGGGGGCAACAGTGACAAGGCCCTCTCGATGATGGAAGAACTGTATCAGCCGATTGTCAAGCGCAAGTTTGGTGAAGATCCTTCGTTACCTCCGGTTCCGGTGGTCAAGACGGATTTGAGTTCGGCGGAAATGATCAAATATGCGGCTAACTCGTTCTTGGCAACGAAGATTAGTTATATTAACGAGATTGCCAATATCTGCGATCGCGTCGGCGCCGATGTCGTGCAAGTGGCGAAGGGGATCGGTCTCGATTCGCGCATCGGCACTAAGTTTCTACAAGCGGGGATCGGTTGGGGGGGGTCTTGCTTCCCGAAAGATGTTTCGGCCCTGATTCATACCTCGGACGATTACGGTTACGACGCCCACTTGCTCAAAGCGGCGGTGGATGTCAACAAGCGCCAGCGCACGATCGCGATCGAAAAACTCCAACACGAACTGAAAATCCTCAAAGGTAAAACTGTGGGTCTGTTGGGGTTGACGTTCAAACCGGATACGGACGACATGCGCGACGCCCCGGCCCTCAATTTGATCGAACAACTCAACCGCTTGGGAACGAAGGTCAAGGCTTACGACCCGATCGTTTCTCAAAGTGGCATCGGTCAGGGTCTCAGTGGGGTCGTGGTGGAAACGAGCCCGGAACAGTTAGCTTACGCTTGCGATGCTCTGGTTGTGGTCACGGACTGGCAGCAGTTCTTGACGTTGGATTATGCGGCGATGGCGAAGGTGATGAACAATCCGGTCATTATTGACGGTCGTAATTTCCTCGATCGCAAAATGTTGCAAAAAGCTGGATTCCGTTATGTGGGTATCGGCTGTTCTTAA
- a CDS encoding LmeA family phospholipid-binding protein → MVSALFGSTPFQNQGGDALVSQVAGKAIAALFKRSEKVEANVRAEPVAKLLQGSIDGFDFIGQGMLMYNGLRIENMELYLQAVAIDFGAIFSGNVKLRQPTSARMRVVLTENDLTTSFNTPFVVEKLQRLQYNGESLHFQKTEVKLTSDKALRVSSEVKIGDADEPVHLDFTAQVDVEERRKVQFVNVKCEGSDRAVDLGNALIEHINSLLDLDKFALEGTQLRVDRIRIQSKAMVFYGSANIYQFPSRQLQKKS, encoded by the coding sequence ATGGTATCAGCTTTGTTTGGCAGCACCCCCTTCCAGAACCAAGGTGGCGACGCGCTTGTAAGTCAAGTGGCAGGTAAGGCGATCGCGGCCTTGTTCAAGCGATCGGAAAAAGTCGAGGCGAACGTTCGCGCCGAACCTGTTGCTAAGTTGCTCCAGGGAAGTATCGACGGCTTCGATTTCATCGGCCAAGGAATGCTGATGTATAACGGCTTGCGGATCGAGAACATGGAACTGTACTTGCAAGCCGTGGCGATCGACTTTGGCGCCATTTTTTCGGGAAACGTCAAGTTGCGCCAACCGACCAGTGCCCGAATGCGAGTGGTTTTAACTGAAAATGACTTAACCACTTCATTTAACACGCCGTTTGTCGTCGAAAAATTGCAGCGCCTCCAATATAACGGAGAATCCCTACATTTTCAGAAAACCGAAGTCAAGTTGACCAGCGATAAAGCACTTCGGGTGTCGTCTGAAGTAAAAATTGGCGACGCCGACGAACCCGTGCATCTGGATTTCACGGCGCAGGTGGATGTAGAAGAACGGCGCAAAGTGCAATTTGTCAACGTCAAATGTGAAGGGAGCGATCGCGCCGTAGACTTAGGTAATGCGTTAATCGAGCATATTAATAGCCTGCTCGATTTAGATAAATTCGCCTTAGAAGGAACGCAGCTAAGAGTCGATCGCATCCGCATTCAAAGTAAAGCGATGGTCTTTTACGGTTCGGCCAATATTTATCAATTTCCGTCGCGACAACTGCAAAAGAAATCGTAA
- the lepA gene encoding translation elongation factor 4: MTDVPVSRIRNFSIIAHIDHGKSTLADRLLMATGTVEDRVMKQQFLDNMDLERERGITIKLQAARMNYKGKDGQQYVLNLIDTPGHVDFSYEVSRSLVACEGALLVVDASQGVEAQTLANVYLALEHDLEIIPVLNKIDLPGAEPERVKAEIEEVIGLDCSQAILASAKEGIGIDEILESIVHLVPPPQDTIDRPLRALIFDSYYDPYRGVIVYFRVVDGTVKQGDRVRLMASKKEYEIDELGVLCPTQKPVDELHAGEVGYFAAAIKTVEDARVGDTITLAKAQASEALPGYTEAKPMVFCGMFPTDSDQFEDLREALEKLKLNDAALSYEPETSSAMGFGFRCGFLGLLHMEIVQERLEREYDLDLITTAPSVVYRVTTIDGEELLVDNPSNLPDPQEREKIEEPYVRVEMITPETYVGALMELSQSRRGEFKDMKYLTLGRTTLVYELPLAELVTDFFDQMKSRSRGYASMEYHPIGYRENPLVRMDILINSDPVDALSTIVHRDKAYPVGRALVEKLKELIPRHQFKVPLQAAIGSRVIASESIPALRKDVLAKCYGGDISRKKKLLQKQAKGKKRLKAIGTVDVPQDAFMAVLKLDRG; encoded by the coding sequence ATGACCGACGTTCCTGTTTCTCGCATTCGTAACTTTTCCATTATCGCTCATATCGACCACGGTAAATCCACCTTGGCCGACCGTCTGCTGATGGCGACAGGCACTGTCGAGGATCGGGTCATGAAACAGCAATTCCTCGACAACATGGATCTCGAACGGGAGCGCGGCATTACCATCAAGCTGCAAGCGGCCCGCATGAACTACAAAGGCAAAGACGGTCAGCAATACGTCCTCAACCTAATCGACACCCCCGGACACGTGGACTTCTCCTACGAAGTCTCTCGCTCCCTGGTCGCCTGCGAAGGCGCCTTACTCGTCGTCGATGCCTCCCAAGGGGTCGAAGCTCAAACCCTCGCCAACGTTTATCTGGCCCTCGAACACGACCTCGAAATTATCCCCGTTCTCAACAAAATCGACCTGCCGGGGGCCGAGCCCGAGCGCGTCAAAGCAGAAATCGAAGAAGTGATCGGACTCGACTGCTCCCAAGCCATTCTCGCCTCGGCGAAAGAAGGGATCGGGATCGACGAAATTCTCGAATCGATCGTTCACTTGGTGCCACCGCCTCAAGACACGATCGACCGACCCTTGCGCGCCCTGATTTTCGATAGCTACTACGATCCCTATCGCGGCGTCATCGTCTATTTCCGGGTTGTCGATGGGACCGTCAAACAGGGCGATCGCGTGCGCCTGATGGCGTCGAAAAAAGAATACGAAATCGACGAACTCGGCGTCTTGTGTCCCACCCAAAAACCCGTAGACGAACTGCACGCCGGAGAAGTCGGTTACTTCGCCGCCGCGATTAAAACCGTCGAAGACGCGCGGGTCGGCGATACGATCACCCTCGCCAAAGCACAAGCCAGCGAAGCTCTCCCGGGTTACACCGAAGCGAAACCGATGGTGTTTTGCGGGATGTTCCCCACGGACTCGGACCAGTTCGAGGACCTACGCGAAGCCCTCGAAAAGCTCAAGCTCAACGATGCGGCCCTGTCTTACGAACCGGAAACCTCCAGCGCGATGGGTTTCGGCTTCCGATGCGGCTTCCTCGGGCTGCTGCACATGGAAATCGTCCAAGAACGGTTAGAGCGCGAATACGACCTCGATTTGATTACCACGGCTCCTTCCGTGGTCTATCGGGTCACGACGATTGACGGGGAAGAGCTGCTGGTAGACAATCCGAGCAATTTACCCGACCCGCAAGAACGGGAGAAAATCGAGGAACCCTACGTGCGGGTGGAGATGATTACGCCGGAAACGTATGTCGGGGCGTTGATGGAGTTGAGCCAGTCCCGGCGCGGCGAGTTTAAGGATATGAAATATCTGACCTTGGGGCGGACGACGTTAGTATACGAGTTGCCCTTGGCGGAGTTGGTGACGGACTTTTTCGATCAGATGAAGTCACGATCGCGCGGTTATGCGAGTATGGAATACCATCCAATCGGCTATCGGGAAAATCCCCTGGTGCGGATGGATATTTTGATTAATAGCGATCCGGTCGATGCTCTCTCGACGATCGTCCACCGGGATAAAGCGTATCCGGTGGGACGGGCGTTAGTGGAAAAGCTCAAAGAGTTGATCCCGCGTCATCAGTTTAAGGTTCCCCTGCAAGCGGCGATCGGTTCGCGGGTGATTGCCAGCGAGAGTATTCCCGCTTTGCGTAAGGACGTGTTGGCGAAGTGTTACGGCGGGGATATCAGTCGGAAGAAGAAACTGCTGCAAAAGCAAGCGAAAGGGAAGAAGCGCTTGAAGGCGATCGGAACGGTGGACGTCCCCCAAGATGCGTTTATGGCCGTTCTCAAGCTCGATCGCGGTTGA
- a CDS encoding tetratricopeptide repeat protein, protein MKETASEAQQLFDRGVEFAGKNTIPDLVAAIEALEMARSLWSKTGDRDREVLTLLELGSLYKALGATTPARERYNEALTFYQERGDRLLEAFILAQIGSLYAEDAIQLKLDSLPYQVGFPEENESSLTLSGLGSTSEIEGNSPDEWDSKIEQEVERAREFYARSLEIYEELNNSSNPDRIAVRQAQAQTLKRMGMMFVQRRRFYPHFFMRYYHFYDNFYNFKPKNFLEQSLEIYQEIGDLQGEAFVLGQLMKLYRDDPVKSEQLFDRAITIYDDLESARGDRNTTILQAKAKLLNIAAQNTSRETRETALMFYDRALTLYQQIGDRHGEANTIFDLAQFYSEVDVLKSRTYYQKSLNLYAETGDLFSQAEVYKRLGGTYFNLKDWIKSLSFFEQELDTIDEIIRLYQKLNDEKLTLKFKYRKPIILLKIAFVSNQEGDREQEFQALSRAQTVYQQPKNIKRESNFLISIAQYHQWHNRPKQSQKAIDEAIALYRESGDLEGEVRFLRDRVQRFFGRNLIDDIEPVNSRKELLLTYDRIIAIYQQLGNKREEARSLANLAEFYFSSLTVVDNIELKHPENTELALSFYQKALNVSREISDPDVQKSDQSFQVYLLLAMAKIYYVLDRQEQCVETLKEIERTTSGLDDLYNLAVDATTYEEPLLAIDFYYKLLQASRDLKMNSDSEIRYEESLIFRSISEIYYYELNDLGRALRYFEKAYQLDGKNQNLEH, encoded by the coding sequence GTGAAAGAAACGGCGAGTGAAGCGCAGCAATTGTTCGATCGCGGGGTAGAATTTGCAGGGAAAAATACGATTCCCGATCTCGTGGCGGCGATTGAAGCATTAGAAATGGCCCGATCTTTGTGGTCTAAAACGGGCGATCGCGATCGAGAAGTCTTGACCTTATTAGAGTTAGGTTCCCTTTACAAGGCGTTGGGCGCCACCACCCCAGCCCGGGAACGATACAACGAAGCCCTCACCTTTTATCAAGAGCGCGGCGATCGGCTTCTTGAAGCCTTTATCCTCGCTCAAATCGGCAGTCTCTACGCCGAAGATGCGATCCAATTGAAATTGGATTCGTTGCCTTATCAGGTTGGTTTTCCGGAAGAAAACGAGTCAAGCCTTACGTTAAGCGGTCTAGGAAGCACATCGGAAATTGAAGGAAATTCACCGGACGAATGGGACTCGAAAATTGAACAAGAAGTAGAACGAGCGAGAGAATTTTACGCTCGTTCTTTAGAAATTTATGAAGAGCTTAATAATAGTTCCAATCCCGACCGGATAGCTGTACGTCAAGCACAAGCGCAAACCCTCAAAAGGATGGGAATGATGTTTGTACAACGTCGTCGTTTCTATCCGCATTTTTTTATGCGATATTATCATTTTTATGATAACTTTTATAATTTCAAACCTAAAAACTTTCTCGAACAGTCTCTAGAAATCTATCAAGAAATTGGGGATTTACAGGGAGAAGCATTCGTTCTCGGACAGTTAATGAAACTATATAGGGACGACCCCGTAAAATCAGAGCAGTTATTCGACCGTGCAATAACAATATATGACGATCTTGAAAGTGCTAGAGGCGATCGCAATACTACTATCCTTCAAGCTAAAGCAAAACTTTTAAATATAGCAGCTCAAAATACCTCCCGCGAAACCCGTGAAACAGCTTTAATGTTTTACGATCGCGCCCTAACACTTTATCAGCAAATCGGCGATCGTCATGGTGAAGCCAACACGATCTTCGATCTTGCCCAATTCTACTCGGAGGTAGATGTTTTAAAATCACGAACTTATTATCAGAAATCTTTAAATCTTTATGCAGAGACTGGCGATCTTTTTAGTCAGGCAGAGGTATACAAACGACTAGGAGGAACTTACTTTAACTTAAAAGACTGGATAAAATCATTAAGTTTTTTTGAACAAGAGCTAGATACAATTGATGAAATCATTCGACTTTATCAAAAATTAAACGATGAAAAGTTAACATTGAAATTCAAATATAGAAAACCCATTATTTTATTGAAGATTGCTTTTGTCTCCAATCAAGAGGGAGATCGAGAACAAGAATTTCAAGCTCTGTCTCGGGCGCAAACAGTTTATCAACAGCCAAAAAATATCAAAAGGGAATCTAACTTTTTAATTAGTATTGCTCAATACCATCAATGGCACAATCGTCCCAAACAATCGCAAAAAGCAATCGATGAAGCAATTGCACTTTATCGTGAAAGCGGAGATTTAGAAGGAGAAGTACGGTTTTTACGCGATCGAGTTCAACGCTTTTTCGGTCGCAATTTAATTGATGACATAGAACCTGTAAATTCAAGAAAAGAATTATTGCTCACTTACGATCGCATTATTGCCATTTATCAACAACTGGGAAATAAAAGAGAAGAAGCTCGGAGTCTCGCTAATCTTGCTGAATTTTATTTTTCTTCCTTAACCGTTGTAGACAATATAGAACTAAAGCATCCAGAGAATACAGAACTAGCACTGAGTTTTTATCAAAAAGCCTTGAATGTTTCTAGAGAAATTAGCGATCCAGACGTACAAAAAAGCGACCAAAGCTTCCAAGTTTATCTTCTTTTGGCTATGGCGAAAATTTACTACGTTTTAGATCGACAAGAGCAATGTGTAGAGACCTTAAAAGAAATAGAAAGGACAACTTCGGGATTGGATGACCTCTATAACCTTGCTGTAGATGCAACGACATACGAAGAACCTCTACTTGCCATAGATTTTTATTATAAACTTTTGCAAGCTTCCCGAGATTTAAAAATGAATAGTGATTCTGAAATACGGTATGAAGAATCTCTCATATTCCGAAGTATTAGTGAGATTTATTACTACGAACTGAATGACTTGGGGCGGGCATTAAGATATTTTGAAAAAGCATATCAGCTCGATGGAAAGAATCAAAATCTAGAGCATTAA